Proteins encoded in a region of the Sphingopyxis sp. OAS728 genome:
- a CDS encoding DUF6491 family protein yields MIKNLALSLAAVLLSLSAAAAANEPSKDERALGVESSIVFPSDSSIRNWQADRERGIWIQGRGNDWYYGTFAGRCRDLDFAQAIGFETRGAGRLDKFASIIVRGERCQLLSFVTSAPPPSKEERKAARDAEKAAQN; encoded by the coding sequence ATGATAAAGAATCTCGCACTCTCCCTGGCCGCCGTGCTGCTTTCCCTTTCTGCGGCTGCGGCGGCCAACGAGCCTTCCAAGGATGAACGCGCGCTCGGCGTCGAATCGAGCATCGTCTTCCCGAGCGATAGTTCGATCCGCAACTGGCAGGCCGATCGCGAACGCGGCATCTGGATCCAAGGCCGCGGCAATGACTGGTATTACGGCACCTTCGCCGGCCGCTGCCGCGACCTCGATTTCGCACAGGCGATCGGTTTCGAAACGCGCGGCGCCGGGCGGCTCGACAAATTCGCGTCGATCATCGTGCGCGGCGAACGCTGCCAGCTTTTGTCCTTCGTGACCTCGGCGCCTCCGCCGTCGAAGGAAGAGCGCAAGGCGGCGCGCGATGCCGAGAAGGCCGCGCAAAATTGA
- a CDS encoding GNAT family N-acetyltransferase, with protein sequence MLEQLYVDLADGDLRLVKLTEAHRETLRAVCAADVDIWPIYSSSFDAEHFDKSFDALTGGAGRMPYAIIDGETLVGMTAWLRPDMSAQTVEIGNSFIHPDARGTGFNRRVKKLMLDHAFAVGIRRIEFRIDERNKRSQAAVAKLGCHKDGVLRSERITWTGYTRDTGLWSLLADEWATRS encoded by the coding sequence ATGCTTGAGCAGCTTTATGTCGACCTCGCCGATGGCGACCTCCGCCTCGTCAAGCTGACCGAGGCACATCGCGAGACGCTTCGCGCCGTCTGCGCGGCCGATGTCGATATCTGGCCCATCTATTCGTCGAGCTTCGATGCCGAGCATTTCGACAAGAGTTTCGACGCGCTGACCGGTGGCGCGGGCCGCATGCCCTATGCGATCATCGACGGCGAGACGCTCGTCGGCATGACCGCGTGGCTGCGCCCCGACATGTCGGCGCAGACGGTCGAGATCGGCAACAGCTTCATCCACCCCGATGCACGCGGTACCGGCTTCAACCGCCGGGTCAAAAAGCTGATGCTCGACCACGCTTTCGCGGTCGGGATCCGCCGGATCGAATTCCGCATCGACGAGCGCAACAAGCGCAGCCAGGCGGCGGTCGCGAAACTCGGTTGTCACAAGGACGGTGTGCTGCGGTCGGAGCGGATCACCTGGACCGGCTACACCCGCGACACCGGGCTATGGTCGCTGCTCGCCGACGAATGGGCGACGCGGTCCTGA
- a CDS encoding thymidine kinase — MAKLYFYYASMNAGKSTTLLQADFNYRERGMETMLWTAALDDRYGAGQVTSRIGLMAEAHKFDPDSDMFAAVTAEHMERPLACVLVDEAQFLTRAQVLELARLADETGIPVLCYGLRTDFSAELFPGSAALLGIADALVELKAVCECGRKATMNLRVDESGRAVVEGAQTEIGGNDRYVAMCRRHFMAKRREAAEALADA, encoded by the coding sequence ATGGCCAAGCTTTATTTCTACTACGCCAGCATGAACGCCGGCAAATCGACGACGCTGCTCCAGGCGGATTTCAACTATCGCGAGCGCGGCATGGAAACGATGCTGTGGACCGCGGCGCTCGACGACCGATACGGGGCCGGGCAGGTGACAAGTCGCATCGGGTTGATGGCCGAGGCACATAAATTCGATCCCGACAGCGACATGTTCGCCGCGGTCACCGCCGAGCATATGGAGCGTCCGCTCGCCTGCGTGCTTGTCGACGAGGCGCAATTCCTGACGCGCGCGCAGGTGCTCGAGCTTGCGCGGCTCGCCGACGAAACGGGTATCCCGGTGCTCTGCTATGGCCTGCGTACCGATTTTTCGGCCGAGCTCTTCCCCGGGTCGGCAGCGCTGCTCGGCATCGCCGACGCGCTCGTCGAATTGAAAGCTGTGTGCGAATGCGGGCGCAAGGCGACGATGAACCTCCGCGTCGACGAGAGCGGCCGCGCGGTGGTCGAGGGCGCGCAGACAGAGATCGGCGGCAACGACCGCTATGTCGCAATGTGCCGCCGCCACTTCATGGCGAAACGGCGCGAGGCCGCCGAGGCACTTGCCGATGCTTGA
- a CDS encoding WS/DGAT/MGAT family O-acyltransferase translates to MRLMPVTDAMFLVAETRETPMHVGGVNLYTLPDKVDETEWLNEMLALLRQQEGLRRPFSEVLKLTPLGQYGPIRLVPDKDIDMHYHVRAAALPKPGRYREMFELASRLHGTLLDRTRPMWEITLISGLPNRQIATYFKIHHAFMDGASSMHFTNAMLSADPKEKRSYSPMSVEAYEAYKRKFPAAKKAPTPSITDLKAIGAFLKEQWGNSVGVTKALNQYAAAMFGLGGGDLATPWAGLPRTSFNRNITGARRFVAQSWSLDRVRAMGKAYDGTINDAVLAMCSGAMRKYLQSLNELPDKPLKAMAPVSIRAKDDIDSGNSVAAVTANLATHIDDPAERMRTIQASMNAAKAQLREMTAQQIQIYTAITQMPQMLTALTRTADKFPAYSVTISNVPGPREQLYWNGARLDGMYPASIPVDGMAMNITQVSNNKNIDFGITACRRSVPHVQRLIDYLEDALVELEEAAGIKGK, encoded by the coding sequence ATGCGGCTGATGCCGGTGACCGATGCGATGTTCCTCGTCGCGGAGACGCGCGAGACGCCGATGCATGTCGGCGGGGTCAACCTCTACACTTTGCCCGACAAGGTCGACGAGACCGAGTGGCTGAACGAGATGCTCGCGCTGCTGCGCCAGCAGGAGGGGCTGCGGCGCCCGTTCAGCGAGGTATTGAAGCTCACCCCGCTCGGCCAGTACGGCCCGATCCGCCTCGTCCCCGACAAGGACATCGACATGCACTACCATGTCCGCGCGGCGGCGCTGCCCAAGCCGGGCCGCTACCGCGAGATGTTCGAACTCGCCTCGCGCCTCCACGGCACCTTGCTCGACCGCACCCGCCCGATGTGGGAAATCACGCTAATCTCGGGCCTGCCCAACCGCCAGATCGCGACCTATTTCAAGATCCACCATGCCTTCATGGACGGCGCGAGCTCGATGCATTTCACCAACGCGATGCTGTCGGCCGACCCCAAGGAGAAGCGCAGCTATTCGCCGATGTCGGTCGAGGCCTATGAGGCTTATAAGCGCAAATTCCCTGCCGCGAAAAAGGCGCCGACGCCGAGCATCACCGATCTGAAAGCCATCGGCGCCTTCCTGAAGGAGCAATGGGGCAACAGCGTCGGGGTCACCAAGGCATTGAACCAATATGCCGCGGCGATGTTCGGGCTGGGCGGGGGCGACCTCGCGACGCCGTGGGCCGGGTTGCCGCGCACCAGCTTCAACCGCAACATCACGGGCGCTCGCCGCTTCGTCGCGCAAAGCTGGTCGCTCGACCGTGTGCGCGCGATGGGCAAGGCGTATGACGGCACGATCAACGACGCGGTGCTCGCCATGTGCTCGGGCGCGATGCGCAAATATCTGCAATCGCTGAACGAGCTTCCCGACAAACCACTGAAGGCGATGGCGCCGGTGTCGATCCGCGCCAAGGACGATATCGATTCGGGCAATTCGGTTGCCGCAGTGACCGCGAACCTCGCAACGCATATCGACGATCCGGCCGAGCGCATGCGGACGATCCAGGCGTCGATGAACGCGGCGAAGGCGCAGCTGCGCGAAATGACCGCGCAGCAGATCCAGATCTATACCGCGATCACGCAGATGCCGCAGATGCTGACCGCGCTGACGCGCACCGCCGACAAATTCCCGGCGTACAGCGTCACCATCTCGAACGTCCCCGGCCCGCGCGAGCAGCTCTACTGGAACGGCGCGCGCCTCGACGGCATGTATCCCGCGAGCATCCCGGTCGACGGCATGGCGATGAACATCACGCAGGTGTCGAACAACAAGAATATCGATTTCGGCATCACCGCCTGCCGCCGCAGCGTGCCGCATGTGCAGCGGCTGATCGACTATCTGGAAGACGCGCTGGTCGAACTCGAGGAAGCGGCGGGGATCAAGGGGAAGTAG
- the rbfA gene encoding 30S ribosome-binding factor RbfA — translation MKKAEKDNGPSVRVLRVGEQVRHILSEIIARGDVHDDVLATHPVSITEVRMSPDLRHATVFVKPLLGKGEDAVLKALRTNTAYLQKTVASKVRMKYAAKLKFLADESFDEASHIEKLLRDPKVARDLTSDEGEA, via the coding sequence GTGAAGAAAGCCGAAAAGGACAATGGCCCGTCGGTCCGCGTGCTGCGGGTCGGCGAGCAGGTGCGCCATATCTTGAGCGAGATCATCGCGCGCGGCGACGTCCACGACGATGTGCTCGCGACGCACCCCGTCAGCATCACCGAAGTGCGCATGTCCCCCGACCTCCGCCACGCGACGGTGTTCGTGAAGCCGCTGCTCGGCAAGGGCGAGGACGCGGTGCTGAAAGCGCTGCGCACGAACACCGCCTACCTCCAGAAGACCGTCGCATCGAAGGTGCGCATGAAATATGCCGCAAAGCTGAAGTTCCTTGCGGACGAAAGCTTCGACGAGGCGAGCCATATCGAAAAATTGCTGCGCGATCCGAAGGTGGCGCGCGATTTGACGAGCGACGAGGGCGAGGCCTGA
- a CDS encoding DUF1697 domain-containing protein, with product MARYVALFGSINVGGNRLKMVDLRSAFEAEGFSNVETVVASGNVLFDHDARPTRGLEEKLAMMVDERFDMTSAVVVRDRDELAAGVSDNPFAGTNEDKFVHTMYLTDQPSKEQFERLVGDHLGRGGEKLALGKRMLFLDYGDGVADSKLTGPFIERRLGCKGTARNMRSIARIVAKLDEEKKAK from the coding sequence ATGGCGCGCTACGTCGCCCTGTTCGGCAGCATCAATGTCGGTGGCAACCGGCTGAAGATGGTCGACCTGCGCTCGGCCTTCGAGGCCGAGGGGTTCAGCAACGTCGAGACCGTCGTTGCGAGCGGCAATGTGCTGTTCGACCATGACGCGCGGCCGACGCGCGGGCTCGAGGAGAAGCTCGCGATGATGGTCGACGAGCGTTTCGACATGACGAGCGCGGTCGTCGTGCGTGACCGCGACGAACTCGCGGCCGGCGTGTCGGACAATCCCTTTGCGGGGACGAACGAGGACAAGTTCGTCCACACCATGTATCTGACCGACCAGCCGAGCAAGGAACAGTTCGAGCGGCTCGTCGGCGATCATCTCGGCCGCGGGGGCGAGAAGCTCGCGCTCGGCAAGCGCATGCTGTTCCTCGATTATGGCGACGGCGTCGCCGACAGCAAGCTCACCGGGCCCTTCATCGAAAGGCGCTTGGGCTGCAAGGGCACCGCGCGTAACATGCGCTCGATCGCGCGCATCGTCGCGAAACTGGACGAAGAAAAGAAGGCGAAGTGA
- the infB gene encoding translation initiation factor IF-2 produces MSDEQDKPTLTRKPLGLKRTVEAGQVQQQFSHGRRNTVVVEVKRRRVLGRPGEAAPVEVEEVEAAPAPAPTPAPAPAPAPKPAPRASENDSLMSRQERQAQLLREAEEARMNALEDNRRRDEAARARAAEEEKARAEARAEQATAKAAEPAPAAPAPVEPAAETPAAAAEPQGEVPAAAPRPATTSAAPAPRRFTPVEAPKRPEPKRPEPKATRGGDSRRQSGKLTVTRALNEDEGARARSLAALKRAREKEKRSHMTSSGPREKQVREVVVPESITVAELANRMAEKTNDLIKALFKMGSPSASTDLLDQDTAELLVTEFGHEIIRVSEGDVDIRHDEDIDDAEHLKPRPPVVTIMGHVDHGKTSLLDALRGANVQAGEAGGITQHIGAYQVKAKDGSVITFLDTPGHEAFTAMRQRGANVTDIVILVVAADDGLKPQSIEAINHAKAAGVPIIVAINKVDKEGANPQRVRERLLEHELVVEEMGGDVQNVEVSALKKTGLDKLLDAIALQAEIMELKANPDRAAEGTVIEAKLDKGRGPVATILVRRGTLKVGDIFVCGAESGRVRALIDDQGKQIKSATPSMPVEVLGLGGVPMAGDTLTVVENEARAREVAAYRQEQATRKRTVQAPVSLEGMFEALADKANVIQFPVIVKGDVQGSVEAIVNALNRLSTDEIRVRVLQSGAGAITESDVTLAAATKAPIIGFNVRPNAKAREIANREKVRFMYYDVIYHLTEEIAKEMAGELGPERVETVVGRAEVKEVFPAGKRDKAAGLLVLEGSIRKGLHARLTRADVIVSATTISSLRRFKDDVAEVRAGLECGVVLADTNDIKAGDHLEVFEVELRDRTL; encoded by the coding sequence ATGAGCGACGAACAGGACAAGCCGACCCTTACCCGCAAGCCGTTGGGGCTGAAGCGGACGGTCGAGGCCGGCCAAGTGCAGCAGCAATTCAGCCACGGCCGCCGCAACACGGTGGTGGTCGAGGTGAAGCGTCGCCGCGTGCTGGGCCGTCCGGGCGAAGCTGCGCCGGTCGAGGTCGAAGAGGTCGAGGCCGCTCCGGCGCCCGCACCCACGCCCGCCCCGGCGCCCGCGCCCGCTCCGAAGCCGGCGCCGCGCGCGAGCGAAAACGACAGCCTGATGTCGCGTCAGGAACGCCAGGCGCAGTTGCTGCGCGAGGCCGAGGAAGCGCGTATGAACGCGCTCGAGGATAATCGCCGCCGCGACGAAGCCGCGCGTGCGCGCGCCGCCGAGGAAGAAAAGGCGCGTGCCGAAGCGCGCGCCGAGCAGGCGACGGCGAAGGCCGCCGAGCCCGCACCGGCTGCGCCCGCTCCGGTCGAACCTGCCGCCGAGACGCCCGCCGCCGCTGCCGAACCGCAGGGCGAAGTGCCCGCCGCGGCGCCGCGGCCCGCGACGACCAGCGCTGCGCCGGCACCGCGCCGCTTTACCCCGGTTGAGGCGCCGAAGCGCCCCGAACCCAAGCGCCCCGAGCCGAAGGCGACCCGTGGCGGCGATAGCCGCCGCCAGTCGGGCAAGCTGACCGTCACGCGCGCGCTCAACGAGGACGAAGGCGCGCGTGCACGCAGCCTCGCAGCGCTGAAGCGCGCACGTGAAAAGGAAAAGCGTTCGCACATGACCTCGTCGGGTCCGCGCGAAAAGCAGGTCCGCGAAGTCGTCGTGCCCGAAAGCATCACGGTCGCCGAACTCGCGAACCGCATGGCCGAAAAGACCAACGACCTGATCAAGGCGTTGTTCAAGATGGGCAGCCCGTCGGCCAGCACCGACCTGCTCGATCAGGACACCGCCGAACTGCTCGTCACCGAATTCGGCCATGAGATCATCCGCGTCAGCGAAGGCGATGTCGACATCCGTCACGACGAGGATATCGACGATGCCGAACATCTGAAGCCGCGCCCCCCAGTGGTCACGATCATGGGCCACGTCGATCACGGCAAGACCTCGCTGCTCGACGCGCTGCGCGGCGCGAATGTGCAGGCGGGCGAAGCCGGCGGCATTACGCAGCATATCGGCGCCTATCAGGTGAAGGCGAAGGACGGCAGCGTCATCACCTTCCTCGATACGCCGGGCCACGAAGCCTTTACCGCGATGCGCCAGCGCGGCGCGAACGTCACCGACATCGTCATCCTCGTGGTGGCGGCCGACGACGGTCTCAAGCCGCAGTCGATCGAGGCGATCAACCACGCGAAAGCGGCGGGCGTCCCGATCATCGTCGCGATCAACAAGGTCGACAAGGAAGGCGCCAATCCGCAGCGCGTCCGCGAACGCCTGCTCGAGCACGAGCTGGTGGTCGAGGAAATGGGCGGCGACGTGCAGAATGTCGAAGTCTCGGCGCTGAAGAAGACCGGTCTCGACAAGCTGCTCGACGCGATCGCGCTGCAGGCCGAGATCATGGAGCTGAAGGCCAACCCCGATCGCGCCGCCGAAGGCACGGTGATCGAGGCGAAGCTCGACAAGGGCCGCGGCCCCGTCGCGACGATCCTCGTGCGTCGTGGTACGCTCAAGGTCGGCGACATCTTCGTCTGCGGCGCCGAAAGCGGACGCGTTCGTGCGCTGATCGACGACCAGGGCAAGCAGATCAAATCGGCGACCCCGTCGATGCCGGTCGAGGTGCTCGGTCTGGGCGGCGTCCCTATGGCTGGCGACACGCTCACCGTCGTCGAGAATGAAGCGCGCGCCCGCGAAGTCGCGGCCTATCGTCAGGAACAGGCAACGCGCAAGCGCACCGTCCAGGCCCCGGTCAGCCTCGAAGGCATGTTCGAGGCGCTCGCCGACAAGGCGAACGTCATCCAGTTCCCGGTGATTGTGAAGGGCGACGTGCAGGGCTCGGTCGAAGCGATCGTCAATGCATTGAACCGCCTGTCGACCGACGAGATCCGCGTCCGCGTGCTCCAGTCGGGCGCCGGTGCGATCACCGAAAGCGACGTGACGCTGGCGGCGGCGACCAAGGCGCCGATCATCGGCTTCAATGTTCGTCCGAACGCCAAGGCGCGCGAGATCGCGAACCGCGAAAAAGTGCGCTTCATGTATTATGACGTCATCTATCACCTGACCGAGGAAATCGCGAAGGAGATGGCGGGCGAGCTGGGTCCGGAACGCGTCGAAACCGTCGTCGGCCGCGCCGAGGTCAAGGAGGTTTTCCCGGCTGGCAAGCGCGACAAGGCCGCAGGCCTGCTCGTGCTCGAAGGCTCGATCCGCAAGGGGCTGCACGCGCGTCTCACGCGCGCCGACGTCATCGTCTCGGCCACGACGATCTCGTCGCTCCGCCGCTTCAAGGACGACGTTGCCGAAGTGCGCGCCGGTCTCGAATGCGGTGTCGTGCTGGCGGACACCAACGACATCAAGGCGGGCGACCACCTCGAAGTCTTCGAAGTCGAACTGCGCGACCGGACGCTCTGA
- a CDS encoding DUF448 domain-containing protein has translation MRTPRNDQLTETDRAKGRGQHVPERRCVITGEVSPAEQLVRLALGPDGSIAPDVHGKAPGRGAWIGVDRATLEAAQAKGKLKGGLARALHEGNIAIPDDLGERIEAQLKRATLDRLGLESRSGMLISGNEKVEQAARRGQVRLLLHASDAGEDGRKKLAQAWRVGEDDEGSGREGMILPVDRQSLSMALGRENAVHLGVTDARAADRVLAHLSRWQFFTGWSRDAANRVSDTDSRKAGKEMASTDSDTVSDASGAN, from the coding sequence ATGCGGACCCCGCGCAATGATCAGCTGACCGAAACCGACCGCGCAAAGGGGCGCGGCCAGCATGTGCCTGAGCGGCGCTGCGTTATAACCGGCGAGGTTTCGCCGGCGGAGCAACTCGTGCGTCTGGCACTCGGCCCCGATGGCAGCATCGCGCCCGATGTCCATGGCAAGGCGCCGGGCCGCGGGGCGTGGATCGGCGTCGATCGCGCGACGCTCGAGGCTGCGCAGGCAAAGGGCAAGCTCAAGGGCGGGCTCGCGCGCGCGCTGCACGAAGGCAATATCGCGATCCCCGACGACCTCGGCGAACGTATCGAGGCTCAGTTGAAGCGTGCGACGCTCGACCGGCTCGGGCTCGAATCTCGCTCGGGTATGCTCATCAGTGGGAACGAGAAAGTCGAGCAGGCGGCGCGCCGCGGTCAGGTTCGCTTGCTCCTTCATGCCAGCGATGCGGGCGAGGATGGCCGCAAGAAACTCGCACAGGCGTGGCGCGTCGGCGAGGATGACGAAGGCTCTGGCCGCGAAGGAATGATCTTGCCGGTGGACCGGCAGTCCCTATCTATGGCATTGGGACGTGAAAATGCGGTGCATCTGGGCGTCACCGACGCCCGCGCCGCCGACCGGGTGCTGGCGCATTTGAGCCGCTGGCAGTTTTTCACCGGATGGAGTAGGGACGCGGCCAACCGCGTTTCCGACACGGATTCCCGCAAAGCGGGTAAGGAGATGGCGTCCACGGATTCCGATACGGTTTCCGACGCTTCGGGCGCGAATTGA
- the nusA gene encoding transcription termination factor NusA, producing MATAISANKAELLAIANSVASEKMIDKGIVIEAIEEAIQRAARARYGAENDIRAKLDPQTGDLRLWRVVEVVEQVEDYFKQVDLAAGQKLQKDAKIGDFIVDPLPAVDLGRIDAQSAKQVIFQKVREADRERQYQEFKDRAGEIITGVVKSVEFGHIVVNLGRAEGVIRRDQQIPRELMRVGDRVRALILSVRSETRGPQIFLSRAHPDFMKKLFAQEVPEIYDGIIEIKAAARDPGSRAKIGVISYDGSIDPVGACVGMKGSRVQAVVQEMQGEKIDIIPWSEDTATFVVNALQPATVQRVVIDEDDSRIEVVVPDDQLSLAIGRRGQNVRLASQLTGSQIDIMTEADASEKRQREFVERSTMFQEELDVDETLAQLLVAEGFGELEEVAYVGIDELASIEGFDEELAQELQSRAAEGLERREEASRAQRRELGVEDALADIPHLTEAMLVILGKAGIKTLDDLADLATDELIAKKRTDNRRGPPRSERAEDKGGVLGEYGLTEEQGNEIIMAARAHWFDDEPEAEAPQAGEAADADPAQ from the coding sequence ATGGCCACTGCCATTTCCGCCAACAAGGCCGAACTCCTCGCGATTGCGAACAGCGTCGCCAGCGAGAAGATGATCGACAAGGGCATCGTCATCGAGGCCATCGAGGAAGCGATCCAGCGCGCCGCGCGCGCGCGTTACGGCGCCGAGAACGACATTCGTGCGAAGCTCGACCCGCAGACCGGCGACCTCCGTTTGTGGCGCGTCGTCGAGGTCGTCGAGCAGGTCGAGGATTATTTCAAGCAGGTCGATCTGGCCGCTGGCCAGAAGCTTCAGAAGGACGCCAAGATCGGCGACTTCATCGTCGACCCGCTGCCCGCGGTCGACCTTGGCCGCATCGACGCCCAATCGGCAAAGCAGGTGATCTTCCAGAAGGTCCGCGAAGCCGACCGCGAGCGCCAGTATCAGGAATTCAAGGATCGCGCGGGCGAGATCATCACCGGCGTCGTCAAGTCGGTCGAATTCGGCCACATCGTCGTCAACCTCGGCCGTGCCGAGGGCGTCATCCGCCGCGACCAGCAGATTCCGCGCGAACTGATGCGCGTCGGTGATCGCGTCCGCGCGCTGATCCTCTCCGTACGCAGCGAAACCCGCGGCCCGCAGATTTTCCTCAGCCGTGCACACCCCGACTTCATGAAGAAGCTGTTCGCGCAGGAAGTCCCCGAAATCTACGACGGCATCATCGAGATCAAGGCGGCCGCCCGCGACCCGGGTTCGCGCGCGAAGATCGGCGTGATCAGCTACGACGGCTCGATCGACCCCGTCGGCGCGTGCGTCGGCATGAAGGGCAGCCGCGTTCAGGCGGTCGTGCAGGAAATGCAGGGCGAAAAGATCGACATCATCCCCTGGTCGGAAGACACCGCGACCTTCGTCGTCAACGCGCTCCAGCCCGCAACGGTCCAGCGCGTCGTCATCGACGAGGATGACAGCCGCATCGAAGTCGTCGTTCCCGACGACCAGCTGTCGCTCGCCATCGGTCGCCGCGGCCAGAACGTCCGTCTCGCCAGCCAGCTGACCGGCAGCCAGATTGACATCATGACCGAGGCCGACGCGAGCGAAAAGCGCCAGCGCGAATTCGTCGAACGCTCGACGATGTTCCAGGAAGAGCTGGACGTCGACGAAACGCTCGCACAGCTGCTCGTCGCCGAAGGCTTCGGCGAACTCGAAGAAGTCGCTTATGTCGGCATCGACGAACTCGCGAGCATCGAAGGCTTCGACGAGGAACTGGCGCAGGAACTGCAGAGCCGTGCCGCCGAAGGCCTCGAGCGCCGCGAAGAAGCGTCGCGCGCCCAGCGCCGCGAGCTTGGTGTCGAAGATGCGCTCGCCGACATCCCGCACCTGACCGAAGCGATGCTCGTCATCCTCGGCAAGGCAGGGATCAAGACGCTCGACGACCTCGCCGATCTCGCGACCGACGAGCTGATCGCCAAGAAGCGCACCGACAACCGCCGCGGCCCGCCGCGCAGCGAACGCGCCGAGGACAAGGGCGGCGTGCTGGGCGAATATGGCCTGACCGAAGAGCAGGGCAACGAGATCATCATGGCGGCGCGCGCGCACTGGTTCGACGACGAGCCGGAAGCCGAAGCGCCGCAAGCCGGGGAGGCCGCCGATGCGGACCCCGCGCAATGA
- the rimP gene encoding ribosome maturation protein RimP, producing MADLDVLNAIIAPEAEAMGLALVRVAFFGGESDPTLQVMAERPDTRQLTIDDCADLSRRISDRLDALEEAGKDPIDQAYRLEVSSPGIDRPLTRRADFADWAGHEAKIALKEKRDGRQRFSGVLIGIEGDVVTIQDKEEKEHQLPFDAIDTAKLVLTDKLIAATVPLSIEGADEMEEEGQD from the coding sequence TTGGCCGATCTCGACGTCCTGAATGCGATCATCGCGCCCGAAGCCGAGGCGATGGGCCTTGCGCTCGTGCGCGTCGCCTTTTTTGGCGGCGAGAGCGATCCGACGCTGCAGGTGATGGCCGAGCGCCCCGACACGCGCCAGCTGACGATCGACGACTGCGCCGACCTGTCGCGCCGTATCTCGGACCGGCTCGACGCGCTCGAGGAAGCGGGCAAGGACCCGATCGACCAGGCCTACCGGCTCGAAGTGTCGTCGCCGGGCATCGACCGGCCGCTAACGCGCCGCGCCGACTTCGCCGACTGGGCGGGGCATGAGGCGAAGATCGCGCTGAAGGAAAAGCGCGACGGGCGCCAGCGCTTCAGCGGCGTGTTGATCGGCATCGAAGGTGATGTCGTGACGATACAGGATAAGGAAGAGAAAGAGCATCAGCTGCCGTTCGACGCGATCGACACGGCGAAGCTCGTTCTCACCGACAAATTGATTGCCGCAACCGTCCCGCTCTCGATCGAGGGTGCCGACGAAATGGAAGAAGAAGGACAGGACTGA
- the chrA gene encoding chromate efflux transporter — MTNLEPSPPRLSLLQLFLRFLRFGILAFGGPVAQIAMVKQALVEEERWISPARFNRLLAVMQILPGPEAHELCVHLGMVARGRIGGLLAGLGFMLPGFVLMLGAAWLYKDWIVGNPAMVPVFLGVQIAVLAIILRAVQRICTHILEDRLLWLLGAASLGATLAGAPFWIPLIAAASIYSIAARPVVAAAVFLAAVVLAFLMSGVGPTVKAHVAASEAGIIALFIAGLKGGLLTFGGAYTAIPYVRTDTVGRGWLSDASFLDGVALAGMLPAPLVIFATFAGYVAGELPGAVAITVGMFLPAFAFSMIFFERLEAIVENPALHRALAGVAAAVVGVIAATLLQLGWATALRVSSPVAGMAIFAGAVAAVMLLKGKWVAPALVIGAGVAGWLLNP, encoded by the coding sequence ATGACGAATCTTGAGCCTTCACCGCCCCGGCTTTCCCTTCTCCAGCTCTTCCTGCGCTTCCTGCGCTTTGGCATCCTCGCGTTCGGCGGGCCGGTCGCGCAGATCGCGATGGTCAAGCAGGCGCTTGTCGAGGAGGAGCGCTGGATATCGCCCGCGCGCTTCAATCGCCTGCTCGCGGTGATGCAGATCCTGCCGGGGCCGGAGGCGCATGAGCTTTGCGTCCACCTTGGCATGGTCGCGCGCGGGCGGATCGGCGGGCTACTCGCGGGGCTGGGGTTCATGTTGCCGGGCTTCGTCCTGATGCTCGGCGCGGCGTGGCTCTACAAGGATTGGATCGTCGGCAATCCGGCGATGGTGCCGGTCTTCCTCGGGGTGCAGATTGCGGTGCTTGCGATCATCCTCCGCGCGGTACAGCGGATCTGCACACATATTCTCGAAGACCGGCTGCTATGGCTGCTCGGTGCGGCATCGCTCGGTGCGACGCTGGCGGGGGCGCCGTTCTGGATTCCGCTGATCGCCGCGGCGTCGATCTACAGCATTGCCGCGCGGCCGGTCGTCGCGGCGGCAGTGTTTCTCGCAGCGGTCGTTCTGGCCTTCCTCATGTCGGGCGTGGGACCGACGGTGAAGGCCCATGTCGCCGCGAGCGAAGCGGGTATTATCGCGCTGTTCATCGCCGGGCTGAAAGGCGGGCTGCTGACCTTCGGCGGCGCTTATACCGCTATTCCCTATGTCCGCACCGACACGGTCGGGCGTGGCTGGCTGTCCGACGCGAGCTTCCTCGACGGGGTCGCGCTCGCGGGTATGCTGCCTGCGCCGCTCGTCATCTTTGCGACCTTCGCCGGATATGTCGCGGGGGAGCTTCCCGGCGCGGTCGCAATCACGGTGGGGATGTTCCTTCCGGCTTTCGCTTTCTCGATGATCTTTTTCGAGCGACTGGAGGCGATCGTCGAAAATCCCGCGCTGCACCGCGCGCTTGCCGGCGTCGCGGCCGCCGTGGTCGGCGTGATCGCGGCGACGCTGTTGCAACTCGGCTGGGCAACCGCACTCCGCGTATCGAGTCCGGTCGCGGGAATGGCCATCTTCGCCGGTGCGGTTGCAGCGGTGATGCTGCTAAAGGGGAAATGGGTCGCGCCCGCGCTGGTGATCGGCGCAGGTGTCGCCGGATGGCTGCTCAATCCCTGA